DNA sequence from the Salvia splendens isolate huo1 chromosome 19, SspV2, whole genome shotgun sequence genome:
ttCGAATAGAAGAGTTTGCGGCAAGGTATATTTCTAGTCGTATCCAGTTCTACTACTCCATCGTGCCATAATAATTATCAATCTTACTGtggacacggattttaagaaatagaaagaaaagttagtagaatatgtaatccacttttttatatttattttataataaaatgtgaatgaagtaAGTGacttatcatttatagtaaaaaagaaatatgacaatTATTATAGAAGGGACCGAAATAAAAAAAGTTGACAATTATTATAGGAAGAGAGTAATGTCCTATTACATTTTTATTAAGACATAATGACAAATTATGATACTAATAAGCTTGCAAAACATCTACGGACTACGAACTTGATTTTTGCAATATTAATTTAATGTACTCTCATTAtacaataaaattcaaaaagtaTGAATTCTAAACAAGTAGACAGTTAGATGGAAAAGCTGAAGTTTGAAAATTAAGAATTAACAATTTGGAAATCCTAATTGAGTTTTTTTCAATTAACCAAATTCAGCATTCTTTACAAACACAAAACACCTTAATTCAATCCCAAATCTAAGAAGCACAAAAACAAACCCTAACAAATCAATCAATTCAAGAGCTAGTGAATTTGGTAACCGCCTTCGTCCCTTCCGAGACGGCGTGCTTCGCCAGCTCTCCAGGAAGCACCAGCCTCACCGCAGTCTGGATCTCGCGCGAAGTAATCGTCGGCTTCTTGTTGTAGCGCGCCAGCCGCGACGACTCCTGCGCCATCTTCTCGAAGATATCGTTGATGAAGCTGTTCATGATGCCCATCGCCTTGCTGGAGATCCCGATGTCGGGGTGGACCTGCTTCAGCACCTTGAAGATGTAGATCTTGTAGGTCTCCACGTTCTTCTtgatcctcttcttcttcttgtccgCGGCGCCGGCGTCCTTCGGCAGCTTCTTCCCTGCCTTCGGCTTCTTCTCCGCCGGAGCCTTCTCTGCCGCGGGGGCCTTCTCGGCGGCGGGCTTCTTCTCGGCGGGTTTCTTCTCTGCCTTTGGTGCCATTTTGGAGAGAGGGATTGAAGATTTGGATGCTTGTTTGCGAGTGAAGAGTGAAATGGTGTTGCTGTGAATGCTCGAGGAATTGCTATATAGCGGAAGAGGGGCGAGGTGTTATTGGTGGATTCTGCTTGACGCGGATAATGATTGTAGACGGTTGATGAGATCTTGAGATGGGCGGTGTGGATTAAATACGCGCGCGTTCTGAATTGAGTCGTTggtgaaaattttcaaaatttggcgGTAATCTCAATTGGCATGGAGATGGAGTGCTCCTAGTATTTATTGTAAAGAAATTTAGCAAACGCAATAACAATTAATAAGGTGTATTTATTGTAGAGTTGTTAATGTGGTTTTGAAGCTCATTGACTGAGATTAGGGAGTATAACATTTTTCAGagatataattattatttaaattattaattttgttaaattcttTTTAGTTGTAaatataaatactccctccgtcccatgttacttgcacttatttcctttctgggtgtcccaaattatttgcactctttccatttttagtaaaaattatcatctacagccgtaatatttgactttgctatacactcattccttaatctccgtgccaaaaaggaaacgtgcgagtagtgcgggacggagggagtattaaagagTTTCCATTAATTGagccacgtcataaggaattTCCActacactgccacgtcataaggaattcccactgcactgtggtgttcataatgcccaccaccaccaccactaccactatactaccactaccactactggCCATTAcgaatatataaaagaaatttagagagaaagaaacttgttaatacaagtggtgcgaatgaaatgaagttcaacgtgATGTATAtataagaacaaaaaaaaaatttaatgcattaaacgggaattccgccgatggccgcggaactgcgaattccttcgcggaattccgtatccgtggaaGGGACGCGCAATGGCTTACGTCGgccacggaattcccgcacgccggtgggaattgcgcgtggacgtccgccattgcggatgctcttaatagttctaattttgattttttataaagAGAAATAACTCAAATCAATGATCATCAAAATGGTAAGCCAAACCTCTCTAGCATCAAACATACCAATTACCATATGCAATTTGAGATCTAAAAGTGAAAATGATAAATTCCAATGTCTTTCTCCATTCTCGATTCttttaagagtgtccacaatgggggagccgcggcccgcggctcggtgcgcggccccccattgcagagagcCGAGAGCCGGGGCGCAGGGCTGGGAGCCGAGGgtgagccgcggccgcggccttcacgcggctgagccgtgggagccgcggccctccactgCAGCAGGCCGCGTTACGCGGCTGGGCCGcgggaatatattttttttaagtttcgaaaattactttataaatatacactctcatttccattttccAACTCCATTTTACTTCCATTTTGCTCCAATCTTTCCTTCCAATTTCTATACAACCTTGGAACTATGGATTCCGACGGCGAACAATTCCAACAGGCGgtagatctggagttccaaaaccttgTTGCAGCGGTGCAACGTGAAGCCGACGAGGCGGAAGATGCGGCGGAGGCCGCGGCTGAGGCGGCGGTAGTCCCTCGGCCATTCTATCATCGATGATTTTTCGACCGTGATCATTCCGGTGCTGACTGTCGGTTGATGGAGGACTACTTCAACGAGAACGCCCGTTATCCGGCAGAAATTTTccgtcggcgattcagaatgtcgcaacgtcTCTTCGTCCATATAGCGACGTGTTTGGCGCAGCGGTTCAGGTGCTTCAACTTGCGATATGATGCCTTCGGCTGACCCGGCTTGTCGACATACCAGAAGTGTACCATGGCAATTAGACAACTTGCATATGCCGGgcccgctgacatgttcgacgaatacctacagatgggcgaAACGACTGCCCTACAGACGTTGAGGCAGTTTTGCAGGGGCATTAAGGATATCTTCAAAGGGGAGTATCTACGAAAGCCATCggctgatgattgccaacgtctgatggatatgcacgggactgtacatcattttccagggatgttggggagcatcgattgcatgcactgggagtggaggaactgcccggtggcttggaaggggcaATTCACTTCTGGTTTCAAAGGCCGACATCCGACGATGATTCTTGAAGCAATTGCTGATAACCGCTTGCGAATCtggcacgcgtattttggggtcgctggatcgaacaacgacatcaacgttctacgaTCGTCCCACCTGTTCAATGACAAGAGCCGGGGTGAGGGTCCGCAAGTTAGATTCATGGCCAACGGCACTCAGTACAACATTGGGtactatttggccgatgggatataccctcgctggcccgtgtttgtgaagacgatccgacaacccgttggaccgaagcaaacctacttcgcgaaaaaacaagagggtgctaggaaggatgtggagcgagcttttggtgtactCCAAGCGCGATGGACAATTATACGCTGCCCGGCTCGACaatggcacgaaaatgatgtcgcagacatcatgactgcatgtatcatattgcacaatatgataatagatgacgaaggatttgctgcagagcggtggacaccggaagatggtgctagttcgagctcgggtactgccatggagcccctgcagatgggtgtaccacgtagtaatgaatacttgatccagcggtacaccgacatgcggagccaaatatcgcatTCATCACTGCAGGCTGATATGATTGAAGATGTCTGGAACCGTAGAAGTAGCGCCGCAGAGTGATTTGGGTTTCCCCCAGTGTTTTTAAACTAGATCAccttcgttgtataattttcctattttaatataatacaacgaaattattgttacattttttttaggttgtgaatttttttgtttacaatccaaattattttattttaattaaatttataaatatcataaatttaaagactaataaaatttattagacataaattaaaaaatattattacaaaagcaaacaaattaattttattttttggagaggaccacatttcgtggccctattatttttatacatttcgTGGCCTTTACCATTGTGAAGGCCACAAgagagccacgaatggtggccgggccacattaccattgtggacaccctaatGCCCATATTGTCCTTGTGttgagtttgcatttgatcgaTATTTCTCCTAAAAAACTGATCTTTTTTATTGGCAAGCTCGATTGAAGGCACCAATATAGTAATATATTTACACAAATAGAGTTCTTCAGAAATTGGATATGATTTCGTATTTTTTTTTCGTTAAATATGTTAGGCTGGGCCATAGGAGAGGAGTCACCTTTTTTTTATTCGATATAGCCTATCGgttaaaatacaataaaataacaaaacaatgTGAGATTCTATTTTGCAAATCGGAACCCTTTTGTTTTCTCTTTAAAGTCGCACTCAATTAGTAGATATTATTACAAATCCATCATTTGAAAGTTGTGatccccaattaattaattcaaaccAAACCAAAAGAGGAGATGAAAAAGAACCGTGAAAAATCTTCTAGGATACTAAAATATGTTGAGTTCAAtacaaatagaaaaataaaaccaaaagaGGAGATGAAAAAGAACCGTGAAAAATCTTCTAGGATACTAAAATATGTTGAGTTCAATacaaatagaaaaataattatagttttGATTTAAATATTATGGGGTGTattataatgctaacttttcttaaattgttaactTGCAAACTCATCAATGTAGGTGGTTTCGGTTTCCACGATAAAATAGTACCAAGATATAAtttatgattgagttgtgagattattttagtcatatggggttagctatgactaattatcccatgattatccatataggattgagttgtgggattgaatctcttgaaccaaacacactacaaatttaatcccggaTACAAACTTGCAAACCGAATACCCCTGTAGTGTATTAAAAAGTCTACacaatcacattaaaatgtcaacacatatttgtgttgacattttaataaactgtgttgatatttaaatattaatgtcaacacaatgtattaaaatatcaacttaagtttatgttgacatttcagtatcattgtgttgacatttttaatacactacggtggtgttcggtttccaagataaaataataccaagatataacctatgattgagttgtgatattattttagtcatagggggttagctatgactccatgattatccatctaggattgagttatggagttgaatctcataaaccaaacacactacaaatataATCtcagatacaatcttgcaaaccgaacaccccctacgttgatgagttagcaatttaagaaaagttagcaacggatcacacctCTAAATATATATACTCGATAAACATATATACATGGGCAAATAAAAGTTATTCCACCCACCAGAACATGACATTTACTACAATACTTGCCTAAGAGCATCAACAATGGCGCCTGTCCTGGCGgaattccgaccggcgtgccggaagtCAGCGCGCGActtccgccattgtgcaagggaGGCACGGATACAGACATCcgttgcggacaccggagttccgcggcgttccgcggatatccgtcgcgacgtccgtgcggacgtccgccattgcgttgactcccaaggacgtccgcgcggacgtcccgattattgcattaatttttttattgtgggaagtcagtcgggatgtccttggggatgtccgccactgtgcagtgggatatccgtatgacgtggcatccgcagtgtgatgtgtgtttttgggatgtccgcggggatgtcTGCCGgtacatccgcaccactgctaaAATGCTCTAAAAATACCAGAAACATAACAATGAAGAGTTGTATCAACCTCATTTTTCAGCCAAGTGGGAAATGTGAAACACTATCAATAACTTAGGATTCTAAATTCTTGTATaaatcaatgaataaatccaGCCATGCAAAGGGGTTCAACCCAATGTGGCTTGTTCCCAAAAGAAGCCAACCTTTTCTGACTCAAACATTCATATCAAATGGAGTAGACCCATACCATGTAAGTCCAACAACTAAGATTTAGTATGAATAGTTGTGATATTGATTTATTTGTGGATTCTTGGAAATGGAGTTTTGCTAAAATTATTGCAATTATCATGAAAGAGAGAGAGTTAAATTGTGTTAGTGGTGGTGTGGAGGGAGACAAGCATCCGTGCATGCATGAAGATGAAAGGATTGATTGATTTCATGGCTACAATCTAGTATGTTTTATTTATCCCAATGCTTTTGTCTTGATTGTAATGGACATGCATGATGAAGTGTTTCATCAAAGTAATTTCAAGATGCATACCACACACACATAAATTTAGACTCACCCGTTTCCTCAAACAAGAATTTTGGCAGTTCTAATTCCGGTTCAGAATCGATGGTATTTTTTTACTGATCTATCTTATTTTAGTTTGAAATCGATGATTCTGATTAACCAttcaaatttacataaaaagaaTACAAGTACAATATAGTTTAAGGTCATATAATCACATGAGGCTTATTCTAAATTGATCATACAAACCaaataaacatatttataaaaaatcattataaaactaaaggTGTACCCAAATTTGTTAAAAAGAGAATTAATAATTTGAACCCTCAACTTATACATTGGATAAATGATAAATATCTTGCCGATTGAATTGGAATTCGTGAGCTAGCAAACTATATTTATAAAGATGTTATACTGATAATTTATATTCGAATAATACTCATATGTTTATGTGTCAATGAGTTATTGACATTTACATGACTCCTGTCAAATATTAACACTTATTTATATAACGACAGCTCATATCTCAATCCACACCACAACCTATTGAATACGTGGTACTGAAAAAACATGACCTAAACGTTGCATTAATTGTGAAAATAATGCATACCTAACAAAGAATGAGGCTGCATTTGTTTTAGCCATATAAACGTCGTTTTTAGAGAAAAaactataaattattaaaatgagAGAATCTTGCTAGTTATTAGATGGACTTGTATTATTTTACCGTTTCTTGATATATATACTGTCTAAAAAATGTTGCTTGTATCATTGTATATCTAGTTTATTGTGTGCATGGTTTAATAGACATTATCAAATAATTTTTGACTGTATTGTTTTTATCATATTAAATTTGAACTAAAGTGCGAACTCAAATATGAACAAAATACTTTTTTTCTTGATAATTATAAATAAGTGTTGTATTCATTGAACTTCTAtatttttacatataatttTCATATTTCCCACCATGATAAAGATTGAAAGTGTTCATTTCCCCGTCTGCTTAATAGAGTTAAGCGTAAAATTGGTAAACTACCATTTTAGGAATTTTCAGTTATTAATAAATTCTCATTTTTGTTAGATTGCCTTTTTCTCAAAATCTCATCATGTGAGAGTGTATCTTGATGTGTATCATCAACAATGCTAAAATTACATTATATCTCATGATCATTCATCTCTATATGACTAATTTAATCCTTGCCTTATCTTATTAGAAAAAACATAGAAATACTAAATCGgagttaataataataataataataataataataataataataataataataataataataataataataataataatgttagTAAACGCAAAATCCATGGTTTCAGCAATTCTTTCTCTCGCTCCAATGATTTTATAGTAAACAGAGTTCCTTTCTCTCTCCGCCATTGATATCTCTCACACACTATCacgtgtatgtatatatgtagcTGTTGAGTTTGGTTTTCTGTTACCTTTTCCACATTGATACTGCAATTCAACGAGCCTACGTTTCCAGAGGTGAGTTCCGTTTATCCAATCAATTCTCAATGCAAGCTACTGCATATATTGTTTCTGAATTCTGATCATAATCACAATATGTCTGGTTTGCAATTGTTCAATATTATTTCAATAGAATGAGAATTTCGTGTTGATTCAATTGTAATCAGGTGATATTATGTATCTATCGAATGATTTCCAAGGATGGAGAGAATGCTGTTTTACGCGGCGTTGTGATGATGATAATGTGTAGGGATTGGAGCATTTTGTGACTGATTATGtgttattgatgatgatgatgatatggCGATTTTAGGCCATGTGTGTTTGAAGGTAAAATTTTGAGTCTGTGTTTGAAGAGGAGGTGAGGTATGGCTGGAGTTCAGCAACAATTGCAGCAGAAACCTGAGAGCGCGGCGAGCGATGCTCACTCTGGATTCGAGAGGGATTTGGGGGATTTTATGTGCGGGCATTATGACGAATGCATGTCGTTTGCCTCCTGTAGCTCGCCTAGAACAACAACTACTACCGAGGGTGAGGAGGATGAGGGGGAGCAACTTGTTAGAAGGAGGAGGAGGTCGGATATTGACAGTGATGATTTGGGGGAGCCTTCTGCAGTGAGGAGGAGGCAGTCGAGGATTTTGAGCCGCTGGGCTGCCCGCCAGGCGCAAGAGATGATCACCACGATTGAGAGGAGGAATCGTGAGTCGGAGTTGATGGCACTTGCAGGCTTGCACACTGTGTCGATGCTTGATTCTTCTTTCTTGAGGGAGTCCCAGTCCCCAACCTCGAGGCATCAGGGAAATGTGGAGAGGCTCAGCACTCGTGCCTCGTCTATTTTGCAGATGTGGCGTGAGCTGGAAGAGGAGCATGCGCTTAGTCGTGCCCGggagagagtgagagtgaggACGAGGTTAAGGCAACAGAGAAATGTTGATTCTAATACAAACATTTCGGCTCCTAGGCCAGAAAGCAGAGAGATTGAGAACCAGAGTAGCATGGGGGGCGCTACTGAGAGTGAGAATGATTTTGAGTCTTGGTCTCAGGATCAATTGCGCCCACAGAATGAGAATAGGGACCACGATGACTCTAGGCGGGAGCAGTCTCCTGATCTTGGAGAAggtgagagggagagagtgagCCACATTGTTCGTGGGTGGATGGAGAGTGGTATTGGTGACACATCCTCTAATCTTGCGCAGAGGGCTGACAGTCCCAGAGCTGAATGGCTGGGGGAAACTGAGCGAGAGAGAGTCAGAATCGCAAGGGAGAGGATGCAAATGAGAAGTCAGCAAAGaggttctagaaggggacacagAGAAGAACAAGATAACAGACCGGGATCTCAAGTTGATCGTGTTCGCGAAAGATCTTTCACCAGTCGTGATGAAAGTCAGCCTCAGCATGTTCGAAGGGAGAGGTTGAGGTTG
Encoded proteins:
- the LOC121778448 gene encoding histone H2B.3-like, whose translation is MAPKAEKKPAEKKPAAEKAPAAEKAPAEKKPKAGKKLPKDAGAADKKKKRIKKNVETYKIYIFKVLKQVHPDIGISSKAMGIMNSFINDIFEKMAQESSRLARYNKKPTITSREIQTAVRLVLPGELAKHAVSEGTKAVTKFTSS